The Rhodoferax ferrireducens T118 DNA segment TTCTGTTTGGCTCCAGCAAGGCGCACAAGGAGCTGCGCCGCATGATTGTCGAAGAGCAAAAGCTCGATGCCGTCATCTCGCTGCCCTCGGGCGCGTTCAAGCCCTATGCCGGGGTCTCGACCGCCATCCTGCTGTTCACCAAAACCAACTCGGGCGGCACCGATAACGTCTGGTTCTATGACATGAAGGCCGATGGCTGGAGCCTGGACGACAAGCGCCAGCCGCTGCTCTCTGATGATAAATTGAGCCTCCAGCCCTTTCAGGACGGTCATAGCCAGTTATCAGAAGCGGAGCACACCAAAAACAACCTGCCTGATGTGCTGGCGCGCTGGGGTCAGCGGGCCTCCTCTGAACTGGAACGCGACCGCACCGAACAGAGTTTCTGTGTGCCCAAGGGCGACATTGTCGGCAACGACTACGACTTGTCCATCAACCGCTACAAGGAAGTGGTCCACGCCGTCAGCGAGCATCTGCCGCCAAAGGAGATTCTGGCCAGGCTGGCGGTGCTGGAGGCGGAAATTCAGGCGGGGATGAAAGAGCTTGCGGGGATGCTCGGATGAGCGGTGCCGCCACAGTCACGCTGTCTGAGTTTTGCGCTACGGGTAGTGGCGGAACCCCGTCACGCGCTCAAATGGAGCGTTACTACGAGGGAGGCACTATTCCGTGGATAAAGTCCGGCGAACTGCGTGAGACAGTAATTAACGGCGCGGAAGAACATGTAACCGATGTCGCGTTGAAAGAGAGCAGTATCAAATTGGTTCCAGCCGGAGCCATTTTGCTTGCAATGTATGGCGCAACAGTGGGTAGGCTGGGGATATTAGGTATCGAGGCGACCACGAATCAAGCGGTCTGCCACATCATCCCAGACCCAAGAATTGCAGTGACTCGATACGTCTATCACGCATTGAGCAGCCAAGTTCCAAGTTTGATTTCGATGGGTGTCGGTGGGGCACAACCGAACATCAATCAGGGGATTATCAAAAATCTGGCGATTCCGTTGCCTGCCAAACCCGAACAACGCCGCATTGCGGCTATCCTGGACCAAGCCGATGCGCTCAGAGCCAAGCGCCGGGAAGCCTTGGCGCAACTGGACAGCCTCACGCAGTCGATTTTCATTCAAATGTTTGGGGACCCGGTCAGCAATCCCAAAGGCTGGCCTGACGCCACCACTTTGGGTCAAGTTGCAAACATTGCGTCTGGGGTAACAAAGGGCAGAAATTTAACTGGCAAAGTGACGCGGACTATCCCATATCTTGCCGTTGCAAATGTCCAAGATAAATCATTGAATCTGTCAGCCGTCAAAGAGATTGACGCAACAGAAGACGAAATTGAACGATACCTGTTGAAGTGGAATGATTTGTTGCTGACCGAGGGCGGCGACCCGGACAAATTGGGCCGTGGAACACTTTGGAAAAACGAGTTACCTGAATGCATTCACCAAAATCACATTTTCAGGGTGCGTGTGACCAGTCAAGCAGTAACCCCCCTTTTTCTGAACTGGCTTGTCGGTAGCCAGCGTGGAAAGAAGTATTTTCTCCGCTCTGCAAAGCAGACCACAGGTATTGCGTCAATCAATATGACGCAGCTTCGCAGTTTCCCCCTGCTGTTGCCCCCTGTTGAACTTCAACGAGATTTTGAAACAATCGCAGAAGTTGTGGCTGAACAACACGCCATTCACTCGGTATCGCTGGCCGAACTCGAAGCCCTCTTCGTCTCCCTTCAACACCGCGCCTTCCGGGGCGAACTCTGACCATGCAACAACAGAACATTCCGATTGGTACGTTGGTAGACATGTACAAGCGCGGGGAACTACGTCTGCCTGAAATTCAGCGTCACTACGTCTGGCGCGGCACCAGAGTTCGTGATTTGTTGGACTCGCTGTATCGTGGCTACCCCAGTGGTTCCATCCTCATGTGGGAAACAGATGAGCCTGTGCCTACGCGAGACTTTGCCATCGCACAGGAAACCAATGCCTTTGCAGGTCGCAAACTGCTATTGGACGGCCAGCAACGCCTGACTTCCCTTACGGCTGTTCTTAACGGTGTGCCGGTTTCCGTCAAAGGGCGCAAACGCCCCATCGACATTCTGTTTAACCTGGAGCATCCAGAAGGCCCACCCGTTGACGTGGTTGAGGTCGACAGTGACGAAGAGTCCATGGTCACACCCGATGATGAAGTTACAGATGAATTGGAAGAGGTGGAAGATGGCGACCAGGGGCTGCAAGAAAAGTTGAGTCGTCGCACTTTTGTTGTCTCAGCACGCAACCTGCTGTCACAGCCTCAATGGGTATCAGTCAGTGATGTCTTCGGCAATGCCAACGACGCTGAAATCTTGGAAAAGGCTGGGATTGAATCCTTCAGGGACCCGAGATTTCAAAAGTATTCGGACCGGCTGAAAAAGCTGCGTGCCATCAAAGACTATCAGTATGTGGTGCATGTGCTGGAACGCACCATGAATTATGAAGAGGTCACCGAAATATTTGTGCGAGTGAACTCGTTGGGTGCAAAGTTGCGCTCATCCGACCTAGCGCTGGCGCAAATCACGTCACGCTGGCCCAACTTGCTCAAGCAACTGGAGGAGTTCCAGGAGGAATGCGAAAAGAGCTGGTTTACAGTTGAATTGGGTCAGCTTGTCCGTGCCATCGTGGTCTTCGCCACACATCAATGCCTATTTCGCACCGTGGCCGGCACTTCGGTGGAAAAGCTCAAAGCTGGCTGGGAAGACGCAAAAGAGGGACTGCGCTTCGCCATCAATTTCCTGCGCACCAATGCTGGCATTGAAGATGAAACGCTGCTGTCTTCTCCCATGTTCATTCACGTTTTGGCAGTCGTCAGCCGGGTAAAGGACAACAAGCTCACGGCTGAGGAACGTAACGCCTTGCTGCATTGGTTGCTGGTTGCCAATGCGCGGGGACGGTACTCACGCGGGTCAACAGAATCTCTGCTCAACGAGGACTTGGCCATCGTCTTCCGCACAGGCAACCTTTCTGCCTTGATGGAGCCTGTCAAACGTCAATTTGGACGCTTGCACGTTGAGGCCAATGACCTTGCAGGACGTGGCGTAAACAGTCCTCTCTTTTCGCTGGCGTATCTCGCATTGAAGGCTTCGGGTGCAAAAGATTGGTACAGCGGCCTGGGGCTGTCGTTGACCCATCAAGGCAAGCTCCACTTTATCCAGTGGCATCACGTCATCCCCAAGTCCTTGGTCAAGGAGCGTGGATTTGAGACGGGTGAGGTCAATGAAATCGCCAATATGGCCTTTATTACCGGGCAAACCAACAGGCGTATCAGCAACAAGGAAGCGACTGGCTATTTGGCTGATGTAGTGGCCAAGCAGGGAAAGGAAGCATTGGAAAGTCAATGCGTGCCAACCGACCCTGAGTTATGGGCCACCGAGCGGTATCGGGATTTTTTAACAATGCGACGTGAGGCGTTGGCTGAGCGCATGAATGCTTTTATCAAGGAAAAGGCCGGTCAATGAGCAATTTCGCCTTCCTCCAGTCTGAATGGTCCACCCTGTACGGAGCGGCCATCAAGGCTGAAGGAATGGCGAACACGGATGCCCGCACCTCCTGCTTTTACGCCCGGCGCACGTTGGAGCTGGCGGTGGATTGGCTCTACAAGCATGACCCTGCACTGCGCCTGCCGTACCAGGACCATCTGAGTGCCCTGATTCACGAACCCAGCTTCAAGGCCACGGCGGGTGACGCGGTATTCACCAAGGCCAAGCTCATCAAAGACCTCGGCAATCTGGCCGTGCACAGCACCCGCAAAATTCTGCCGGTGGATGCCGTCACCGCCACCCGCGAACTGTTTCACTTTTGCTACTGGCTGGCACGCACCTATGGTCAGAGGGCCAGACCTGCTCCCGACCTGCGCTTTGTTCCAGCGCTGATTCCATCGGCATCTGCAACGGCAACTGTGCCTGACCCTGCACCACAGTCAGTTGACCAACTCCAGAAGCTTGAAGCCGAACTGCAAGCCCGTGACGAAAAACTCACTGTGCTGCTGTCTAACAAGGCCGCGCTGGACGACGAACTCAAACAATTGCGGGAGCAAGTGGCCGCCGCCAAGAAAGCCAACACGGCCCAGCCAGACACGCATGACTACTGTGAGACCGAAACCCGCGACAAATTCATTGACCTGTTGCTCAAAGAGGCTGGCTGGCAACTCAATGCCAAGAACTTCGAGATTGAAGTCAGCGGCATGCCCAACAACCAAGGCGTTGGCTACGTGGATTACGTCTTGTGGGGCGACGATGGCAGGCCGCTGGGGCTGGTGGAGGCCAAGCGCACCCGCCGGGATGCCAAGGTGGGCCAGCAGCAGGCCAAGCTGTATGCCGACTGCCTGCAAGCCCAATACGACCAGCGGCCCATCATCTTCTATTCCAATGGCTACGAGCATTGGATTTGGGACGACGCCAGCTATCCGCCACGCCCGGTTCAGGGCTTTTTCAAGAAGCAGGAATTGGAGCTGTTGATTCAACGCCGCACCAACCGCAAGAAACTGGCCGATGCGGTCATCAACGACGACATCGTCAACCGCTATTACCAGCACCGTGCCGTGCGCCGTATTGGTGAAACCTTTGAATTGGAAAACCAGCGCAAGGCCTTGCTGGTGATGGCCACCGGTGGCGGCAAGACCCGAGTTGTGGTGGCGCTGTCCGATGTGCTGACGCGCTGCAACTGGGCCAAGCGCATCCTGTTTCTGGCCGACCGGGTGGCACTGGTCAAACAGGCGGTCAACGCGTTCAAGACGCACCTGCCGGACTCGTCACCGGTCAATCTGGTGTCGGAGAGGCACGCCGATGGCCGGGTGTTTGTCTCGACTTACCCCACGATGATGGGGCTGATTGACGATGCGGCTGACGGCCAGCGCCGTTTTGGCGTTGGGCACTTCGACCTCATCATCATCGACGAGGCACACCGCTCGGTGTACCAGAAGTACCGCGCCATCTTTGATTACTTTGACGCCATGCTGGTGGGCCTGACCGCCACGCCCAAAGACGAGATTGACCACAACACCTACAGCCTGTTTGACCTGGAGAGTGGCGTCCCCACCGATGTATATGGCCTGGATGAAGCTGTGGCAGAGGGCTATCTGGTGCCACCCAGATCCATTTCAGTGCCGCTCAAGTTTCAGCGCGAGGGCATCAAGTACAAAGACCTGTCAGAAGAAGAAAAAGAGCAGTGGGATGCGCTGGAGTGGGATGAAGACGGCAACGTGCCCGATGCGGTGGACTCGGCCGCCCTGAACAAGTGGCTGTTCAACACCGACACCGTGGACAAGGTGCTGGAAAACCTGATGAGCCAGGGTGAAAAAGTGGCCGGTGGCGACCGCCTGGGTAAAACCATCATCTTTGCCAAGAACAATGCCCATGCCGACTTCATTGCAGACCGCTTCAATGTCAATTACCCACATTACAAGGGGGCGTTCGCCCGTGTGGTGACGTACAAGACCGAGTACGCACAGAGCCTGATTGACGAGTTCTCCATGAAGGAGGGCATGCCGCACATCGCCATTTCGGTGGACATGCTCGACACCGGCATTGATGTGCCGGAGGTGGTCAATCTGGTGTTCTTCAAAATCATCCGCTCCAAGACCAAGTTCTGGCAGATGATTGGCCGAGGCACGCGCTTGTGCCTCGACTTGTATGGTCCGGGACAGAACAAACAATTTTTCAATGTCTTCGACTATTGCCAGAACCTGGAGTTTTTCAGCTTGGAGCTGCCGCCGGACGAGGGCAAAAACCCTGTGCCGCTGAGCACCCGCCTGTTCCGGGCGCGGCTGGAGATGATTGCCGAGCTGGACAAGCGGATGGCTGCGGGCGACCATGGGGCAACGGCCCAAGACGCAGGTAGTGACGACCTGACCGATGGGCAGTTGCGTGGTGAGCTGGCTGGCTTTCTGCACCAGCAGGTCGCGGCCATGAACCTGGACAACTTTGTAGTGCGGCCCCGGCGCAAGTCGGTGGAGCGGTTTGCCAAGCGGGATTCGTGGCATTCGCTTGATGCGGATGCACATACCGAGTTGAGCCATGAGGTGGCGGACCTGCCCACAGCCTTGTTGGACAACGACGAAGAAGCCAAACGCTTTGACATGCTGGTGCTGCGCACCCAGTTGTCCATCCTGAAAGCATCCACTGACTTTGCAACCCTGCGCGAGCGGATGCAGGCCATCGCCAGCGCCCTGGAAGAACAGGAGGCCATCCCGGCCATCAAGGCGCAGATGGTGCTGATTCAGTCGGTGGCCAGTGATGAATGGTGGGAAGACGTGACCGTGGCCATGCTGGAGGCGGCACGCAAGAAACTGCGCGCCCTGGTCAAGCTGATTGAAAAGGGCAAGAAGAACATCGTCTACACCGACTTTGAAGACGAATTGGGTACAGGCACGACGATTATGCTGCCGGGAGTGAGCACCGGCATGAATCTGGCCAAGTTCAAGGACAAGGCGCGCCAGTTCCTGCGTGCGCATGAAAGCCACCTGTCGCTGCAACGGCTGCGGCGCAACCAGCCGCTGACGCCGTCCGACCTGATTGAGCTGGAGCGGATGCTGGTGGAGGCCGGTGGCTCCACGGAAGTCATTGAGCAAGCCAAGGAGCAAAGCCACGGTCTGGGCATCTTTATCCGCTCGCTGGTAGGGCTAGACCGGGAAACGGCTAAGCTGGCCTTTAGCCAGTTTGTGGTGGGCACCACGGCCACGGCGAGCCAGTTGGAGTTCATCAACCTCATCGTCGAGGAACTCACTGAAAACGGGGTGATGGACCCGGCGCGGCTTTATGACTCGCCGTTTACCGACATCAACCCGCAAGGGCCGGAGGCGTTGTTTCTGCCCGCCAGGGTGACCGAGATGGTGCGGGTGCTGGAGGAGATTCGGGAACGGGCGGTGGCGTGAAGTGTATGGACGACGCTGTCAAATTAGACAATTTTGGATGCAGAAAGACTCGAACGAGCAGAAGAACGACAGACTCCTATGCTCAGAATCCGGCAAGTTTCGACCCACTGCAGTCGTAGCGACCGTCCAAATCGGCGCCGACATCCACATTCCTGCATAACCTCGCCGCTGATGTCTGCTAACGAGATGCCCCATCTTCAAAGTGGTCGTCGCGTGACGACCAGAACCGGGTAATCGCCGGTGTCAGGTTACGGGAACTAGAAAAACCGATGGATCAGGCTTCCAGCCTGCTGACGTTAAATTAGTGGCATGCAATTCACATTGCTGACGCTGGTGGCGGAGAGGCGACTATTTAATGACCCACACCGAGGATGGAGACCGCAATATTTATTACGACGTCGAAAGTGCATCAAATCAATCAGACCGGTCTCGCTGAAGATATGAGAAGCGCAGGAGATCAAGATCGCCATGACCTCTTTCCGATTTATGCAACAACGCCGTTCGCTGGGTGGGATTGAGTTGCCTGGTGCTCTGTGCACCGAGCTAACCAAGCCTGCCAAGCCGCCTGCAATGCTAAATTGGAGCACTTGTTGGCGACGATGTGCATTTCATCGAACCAGGATCGCCGACGAGCGGTATCAGCCGCGACAATATAAATGTAATTAGCCCAGCCTTCGGAGATTCCTAGAGTGTCAACGAAGTCTATCAAGCGAGCGGGCGTTAGAAACTCTGATCTCATCTCATTCGTTGCGTACTCCAAAAGGGGAAGAGTTCTATTGAAATCCTGCCTTGACAGTGCAATTGAATCGGTGCTTATGGCAGTAGAGGGGACTTTCGTCATTGAGCATCGATCATAGTCATGCTCATATAGGTGAAGGCTATCTGTCACAAGTGAGAAAGACCCAATTCCAATGCCTAACCAACCAGCAATAATCTCTTGCAACGAAGTGAACTGCACAAGATTATGGGGAGTGCCAAGAAAGACGTCATTGCTGCGCATGATTTGTAACCACTCCAGCTTTTGTGCTCGAACCTTCAGCATGCCCACCAAGTTGCACGGGATATCCAGATCGCGACTAGCACCATCCGAGAGTGGCAAATCTTCTCTGCTGTCCCAGATCTGAAGCACAGCTTGTCGTGACTCCGGATTGGCCGACAATATTTGGTAGACGCGCTCGATCTGATCCAGCCCAAAATGAGTGCGCAATCGAGCGCCGTATGCGCCGTGATAGGTTCCACCGGAGCCGGCGTATTTTGGCAGAACGGGATTCCAAAAGTTTAGGAAATTCGAAGCATCGCTTCCAAGCAATATCCAGATCACTTCAGCTATTGCAAAGGCTGGGTTTATCGCAGGCCGACGCGACAATACCCATCGTTGTCGGGGATCCTTAATGCAAAGAGCACAATGAAGCAACTCGCGCATGCGGCCAAGCCGGCTTCCTGCGGAATTGGACTCGTCGGATTGCAGCTTTGCTATCGCCTTGCGCCACACTTCGTCAGCCGTCACCCCGTCAAAGCAATGAAACATTGTCTATTTCCTCAGGTCACCCCGTGGCATTGTCAACTTGCCAGCGAGAGATTGAAATTACGCTAATGGACTGTAACGTTTGAATCGGTAGCGGCCTACAGAGTAAGAATGTCACTCTCATTTATCTGTTACAGGCCACTAGTACGGCTGATAGGGGCAGGCAGGTCATAACGCTGCCAGCAATTTGACGCATAGCACATCATTCCAAACAACGAACGATGAGCACGTAGTTCTTGTTTTTGTTTGATATCGCGGTTGCAGCGGCAACGCAGAAATTGGTTGTCAGTCATGACTGCGATCAACATGCTTGGTGCGGTCTTAAATCTCGGCAAATTTAGGCCAGAAAGCAGACGGTTATCCATATCTCTTTCACGTTCTGACGACACGTGAACCCTCAAACAGAATGGTCGAAGAATTGCAGCCGGAATCAAATCATTCCCCGCAGCTTTCTCCATTCAAATGGAGCTTCTTGATAGCCACTACCTAGCGACCTAATCCACTGCTCGAACTGTGCGATCAAAGGCTGTTCGTCAAAGACGGCACGGCCAATCCCAGCCTTGCAAATGTGTTTACCCTTGGAGTCGCGCAAGGTAGATGGAAGACTTGGCCCGTACCCACCTAAGTAAACAAAATCATCGCTAACAAGAACCCTGTTCACACCAGTGTCTCGTGTGATATGAGCTTGACTCGCAGTGCCGTCAACGTTGCTATGGAATGAATCACGTTGATTCCAGCCATTTCCCGAGACATTTGGGAAATAGATGTTGTCCCCGCAGCTTTGCCGCCGGCTGCCATTGCGAAACGGCTTTTTCTTTTCAAACCTGGGGTCGGCGGAGTATTGTTCGAACGTCAGTGTTTCCGTGACCCGCATGGCGTAGACCAAGTGGCCAGCACGCCTGACTCCGCGATCTCCGCTTCCGCTGCCGACTATCCAGTCACCGATGGATGCGGTCTTCCGAATACCCGGCTTGCAGGTGGCAAGGGTACATACCCCATAAAAGGGGTTAGGTGCAAAGCCGCTGTCATAGCGCACGACGTAAGAGTGAAGTTTCATGTCTGCGGCTCAGCATGGATGCCGCTTGAGTGCTACTGGGGAACAAGTCCCGCCGTCCGGTGTTTCCCATTTGTCAACTTCATCAACTATGGCGTCGATGATTGAGTTTCCGTTCCATCCCACCATCGCATCCGCGTATTCGGCCAGCGCCGAAGGCACCTCGCAATCCTTGGTGCCGTGTTCCCAGACGCCCACGATTCTTTTCCCTTGCTTCACGGCGTACTCAATTTCCCAGTTCACCCAATCGCTGTCTTTTGTCTTCGGGGAAACGTAAACTAACAGCGTCCCAGCCCAGTTAATTTGGGGTGCCAGTATTTCAGACTTGATGTAGTCTGGACTCTTCGCGTTGTTGGGATTAGATGAATTGATGGACGAGTCCCGGATGTCCATGCCACTTTTGGCAAGGAGCGTCTTTAACTTGCCCAGACCTGCATCATCTGCATGAACGTGACTGATGAACACATTTTTTATGTGCCTTACCATACTGAACTCCCCTCAATTTATTGGTAGATTCATTGTATTGAGGAACCAAACTTTTGTGTGAAAAATCAGGTTTCTTCGGACGTAACTGGGTTCCACGGGTTCAGGCGCACGAGCTCTCGGACGACAAGCGCAATTGCTTGCAACGGGAGTCGGCGATACTAGACGGTTTCCGCGTTTTCCGTGAATTGAGAAAGCCTGAGCATCGGGCGGCGGTGTCTCAATAATTATGGATGAGCACCGCATTGACTTCCACCCCCTGCACAAACAACATGAACGTCAAGGCTTTCTTCAAGCTACTGGAGGCAATCAACCCTCCTAACGTCTTCAACCCATATCGGGACACATGCCCCATCCACGACAAAGTGAATGGGGCTCAGATCCGGGGGCGGAATCTGCGCAAGTTCCTGGATGCCTCACTGAGTCTTCGCGTTGACACCATCTGGATGGGGCGAGACCTTGGCTACAGGGGCGGACGTAGGACCGGGATCGCGCTGACAGACGAAGTGCATTTGCCGACGGTCACTGCACGATACTCTGGCTGCCATCTAGAAAAGGCTACTCGGGGTGAAGCCGTAGCTGAACGGACCGCTACAGAAATATGGTCTGCCCTGACTACAGTTCCAGAAGCTCCGTTCCTTTGGAACGTGTTCCCGTTGCATCCGCATGAACACGACATGCAAATGACAAACCGCAAGTTCTCTCGATCAGAACTTGAACAGGTCGAGGCCTCGAACGATCTCTTGATCTCCGGGTTGGGCATCAAGCGAATCATCGCCATCGGACAGGACGCAGCCCGTTATGCTGAACGGTACTGCCCAAATGTGATCGCCGTTCGGCATCCTAGCTATGGCGGTGTTTCGGAGTTCCGCCAGGGAATCGAAGAATGCTACGGGCTTGCGCCACTGACACTATCGACCTCGCCACACCAAAAATCGCTGCCCTTTTGATCACCAGGACAGAGGGTGACGCTTGTCGAACTCACACTGATGCGAAAAGTGCATTCCCCAATCCTTCCAGCAGCAACTCCACCAAAGAAGGTGCATCGCGCGTTCGGAACAACGTCCGGTTCTGCTCCTCAGTGAGACCGTTAAGGCTAGACAGGCCCGCTACGCCCATGTCTGAGATGTATCTCGTCATCTCCGGATAGTCAATCCATGGCACTCCCTCTTGATCGTAGATTGTCCGCATCGCCTCCGCATGCGGCGCGTGCTTCTGGTATTCCCAGGTGAACTCGTGGCGAGCACGACCTTCAATCAAATCAATGAGGAGTGCAGCAGCTCCGCCATATGCCCCGCACAAGTACAGTGGGCGGCCTGCCTGCAAACTAGTGATTGCCTCTTCCACCACGCCAGGGATACGGCCCGAATACCAACTCAGCTGACGCCCTCCATTGAGCTGGGCTGTTTCGGTAGGGCCGACCTTCCCACCAATGACAATACGGGCCATCGTCTCTTTGCTTTGCTGGTCTCGCATCGCAGTCATACCACGAGCCCAGGCATAACGTCTTTCTGGGGAATCGGCGGGAAAGGACTCCGGCTCAGCAAGAAAAACCTGCGCGTCAAATTTCTCCACGCCGTCCGGTCTAGGTGTACGAATGAATGTCACCAGTGTCATGAGCTCTGCTTTTCGATTGACAGGCATCTTCGCGTACGGCAACGGCCAGCCGACGTAGTTTTCTATGCGCTGCAATTGCGGCAACGTACTCAGACTCTGATGGGCTGCAACAAGATCAGCCAACGCCCGTGTGTAGCCATCAGACCCAATATGTCCACCGTAAGCAAGCACTGCACCGCGAGCCAGCAAGTGGCGCGAAATCTCAATCATTGCATCGTCTAGCTGCTCGGACAGCAATCCGTAACGCTTGATGTCGTCACTCTCCGAAATTGAAAGCGCAATCTTCTGCTTGTCCAGTACCCGATGCTTACCGACCCTCTGCAATGGCGTTGTTAGCTTTTTTTCCAGAGGCGCAAGCGCCTCTTCCTCTTCGTCACTTAGCGGTGGATCTGGATACAGTACGGATGCACCCATGGGAAGTGGGGCCAGAGTCAACAACTCAGGAGGCGATGACAACACAACATCGCCGGGCTTAGCTTGGGTTGCCAACACCAACTTTGTGTGCTTAATGCGAACAATTTCCTTGAGAAGAAAGTCCACCGCTCGCCGCGCACCGTCAGCCCCCCAGGAAATTACCGGGACATTGCCGATATACGGGAAGCTTCTCACGTCCACGCCATTCAGCCCATCGACCACCACCACTGGCCGCCCATGTTTTTTTGCCAACAGCACTTCGCGGCGACACCATGGTCGGCCACTATAGGCAGCAGTAGTCAGGACCATCACTGCAGATGTCTGAACTGCCGATTCAATGCTGCCCTTAAAGCTCTTACCA contains these protein-coding regions:
- a CDS encoding TIR domain-containing protein, whose amino-acid sequence is MRPIPLLVHLVFHPESARAREIAKALHRSLNSDPLLPGLRVPTVTLREDGSGLPPTVHDLDEGQHSIVIVLADDFMLAGNSQEGRVPWPDFVLILANQCAEFKHRFLPVQLTKSAWPLHDQLNETNFIAAHLQEAPQLQQWLERRLLIEISRFLLGQSRGADAPVTLFLSHAKHDIDLEPKLFEAMVAHLQATQPVHAWVDSGQIPPGKSFKGSIESAVQTSAVMVLTTAAYSGRPWCRREVLLAKKHGRPVVVVDGLNGVDVRSFPYIGNVPVISWGADGARRAVDFLLKEIVRIKHTKLVLATQAKPGDVVLSSPPELLTLAPLPMGASVLYPDPPLSDEEEEALAPLEKKLTTPLQRVGKHRVLDKQKIALSISESDDIKRYGLLSEQLDDAMIEISRHLLARGAVLAYGGHIGSDGYTRALADLVAAHQSLSTLPQLQRIENYVGWPLPYAKMPVNRKAELMTLVTFIRTPRPDGVEKFDAQVFLAEPESFPADSPERRYAWARGMTAMRDQQSKETMARIVIGGKVGPTETAQLNGGRQLSWYSGRIPGVVEEAITSLQAGRPLYLCGAYGGAAALLIDLIEGRARHEFTWEYQKHAPHAEAMRTIYDQEGVPWIDYPEMTRYISDMGVAGLSSLNGLTEEQNRTLFRTRDAPSLVELLLEGLGNALFASV